Genomic DNA from Thiosocius teredinicola:
AATGCAGGCGAGATGCCCGTTGTGGATGGGTTGAAAACGGCCGATGTAGACCGCGAAATCGTATTGCTTGGCCACCTGAGAATCCCTCAAGTTGATGTGGTGTCCTTGGGTCTATCCCTTGGATCGGTACGGCGAACCCCGCCGTTAACAGCAATCCTAGGCAACACTTAGTGTAAAGTCAACACTTATTTGATCGATTGAGCTGACAGGCGGGTTGGCGCCGGCTATCGGCGATGCGACCGGCGCATGACGCACAGGCGCACGCTCTGCACCATGTGTGACACACACGGACAAAGCTAAAAGCGTACGAACCGTCCGTGTGCCCTACCCGCAGGCGACACTGTCGCTTCATCGCTGGAGACGACCGAGCCCTAGCCGAGTGGCATACCACTTGCTGCTACGGTGTCCAAATCACCGACAGATCATGGATAGAATTCAGCAAGCCGTCTTGGTTGCGAACCAACAACACACACCGCCCACTTCTGAACGGTGGCGACAATGAGCGAATCCCTACTAACGAACGCAATGTGCAGATCCATGCACATCCATTTCCAACAACTCTTTGAACAACGTTGAGGTTTAACGAATGAGCGAAAAAATTATTATGCGCACCGGAGAAGCCTTGGTCGCCGGCGGACCGCCCGGCACCGCCGCTGAGCCGGAGGTGATCATCGGTGAACTGGACGGCCCTTTCGGTACGGCCTTCGCCAACCTGCTGGGCGATCAGGTCAAAGGCCATTCGCGTGTGCTCGCGATCATGAACACCGACATCATGGTGCGCCCGGCGACGCTGATGGTCAGCAAGGTGACCGTGAACAACAGCCGCTATACCAACATCCTGATGGGCACCGTTCAGGGCGCCATCGCCAACGGCGTACTCGACGCCGTGCGTTGCGGCGATATCCCGAAAGACAAAGCCAACGACCTCGGCATCATCGTGTCAGTCTGGCTCAATCCCATGGTTGCCGAACAGGACGATCTCGATCATCAGATCTTGTTCGACATCCACCGCAAGGCGACCGCCGAGGCCATCCGCAAAGCGATGCATCACGAGCCGAGTATCGACTGGCTACTGGAGAACCAGGACAAGATCACGCACAAGTATTTTCAGATGGGATTGGAAGGGAAAATCTGACCTCGAACGCCGGCAGACGCAGGTTGCGAACTCCCGGCATAGATCCAGGAACAGGCGGCCGAGTCCATTTGGCAACTCAGGCCGCCTGTCGCAATCACAGCACTCAGCTATTGGAATGAACGGCCGTATCTGTGCTCATTCGATGAGAAAGTTGCTGTTATTCGTCTGCGCCAAGGCGCTGTCATCAGAGCGATCTTTCAGTTGCACTCCAGACAGCTGCCGGGTGCGCGCTTCGCGCAACAAGTATGCTGCGCGGCTGGCGGCTTCGGACAGCTTCAATCCGGCAGGTCGAATATTCGAGATGCAGTTGCGGTTGGCGTCTTTGCAGCCCACCTTCGGGTTCCAGGTCAGGTACAGCCCCATACTGTCCGGAGAGCTGAGGCCAGGGCGTTCTCCGATCATCACCAGCACACAACGAGCGTCGAGTAGTTCCCCGACATGATCGCCGACCGCGACCCTCCCCTGTTCCACGCACGTGATCGGTGCGAGGCGCCACGGGGCATCGCTGTCATTCGCTAACAGCGGGACCAACGCATCCAGGAAAGCGACCGCGTGCTCGGCGATCGCGAAAGCAGAAAGCCCGTCGGCGATAACAATGGCCAGGTCGTGGCGAAGCTGCGATGGTGGCTGTTTGCCTGCCAAGCGTGAGACTGATTCATCGTCCAGGCGCCGCCCATAGTCAGGGCGCTGCAGATAAGTTGCGCGATCAACGGCGCGGCTCTTCAAGTGCAACGGCGCGCCAAAGCGATTCCATTCCCGTTCATTCAGTGCCGCAAGCAGCGCATTGAAATCCAGTGGTGTATGCACAGCATCCTGCGCCTGTGCATGGGCAAGTTGAAAAGCCAGAGAGTGACTGGTCGGCACGCTGATACCCGCGCGACCCAGGCCGATGCGGGCATCGGTGAACTGACGCAGCCGCTCCCAGGGATTCTCGACGACGATCGGCTCGTCGTTGAGTTTGGTGTCGTCCTTACCGCTCAATTTCCGTTCCCCAACAAGCGTTGTACCGAGCCACTGAACGCTCTGGGCAACTGCGCGTTGAGGCGGAAACGCTCACTTTCGCGGAAGATTTCCATCTTCTTCAGCCAGGCATCGAACTCCGGTGCCGGCTTCAATCCCAACACCTG
This window encodes:
- the eutC gene encoding ethanolamine ammonia-lyase subunit EutC yields the protein MSGKDDTKLNDEPIVVENPWERLRQFTDARIGLGRAGISVPTSHSLAFQLAHAQAQDAVHTPLDFNALLAALNEREWNRFGAPLHLKSRAVDRATYLQRPDYGRRLDDESVSRLAGKQPPSQLRHDLAIVIADGLSAFAIAEHAVAFLDALVPLLANDSDAPWRLAPITCVEQGRVAVGDHVGELLDARCVLVMIGERPGLSSPDSMGLYLTWNPKVGCKDANRNCISNIRPAGLKLSEAASRAAYLLREARTRQLSGVQLKDRSDDSALAQTNNSNFLIE
- the fae gene encoding formaldehyde-activating enzyme; the encoded protein is MSEKIIMRTGEALVAGGPPGTAAEPEVIIGELDGPFGTAFANLLGDQVKGHSRVLAIMNTDIMVRPATLMVSKVTVNNSRYTNILMGTVQGAIANGVLDAVRCGDIPKDKANDLGIIVSVWLNPMVAEQDDLDHQILFDIHRKATAEAIRKAMHHEPSIDWLLENQDKITHKYFQMGLEGKI